The following are from one region of the Rosistilla carotiformis genome:
- the lpxD gene encoding UDP-3-O-(3-hydroxymyristoyl)glucosamine N-acyltransferase produces MKPIAIRQLANELAATVIGDDSLQITGANPIGEASASEITLLDNVERRSDLESTAASAVVVASELENCPLVQLIVPDVHAAFMEIVAKFRPSQVVAPAGISPHAVVDPSAQIAHDATIGPGCVIGANVTIGPRCNLVSGVTVMAGCTLGSEVNLMPGVLLYENTILEDRVWIHGGSILGAFGFGYRQSEGKHIRTGQLGYVHVEADVEIGAAVTIDRGTYGATRIGCGTKIDNQVQIAHNVQVGRHNLICSQVGIAGSSSTGDYVVLAGQVGLKDHIKLGDGVIVGAQGGVMADCEPGNVYLGSPATKQKEQMQIFAMWRRLPEMRRQIKTLEKQLSKMQEPNASQTKAA; encoded by the coding sequence ATGAAGCCGATCGCCATCCGCCAGCTTGCAAACGAACTTGCCGCCACCGTGATCGGCGACGATTCGCTGCAGATCACCGGTGCCAACCCGATCGGCGAAGCATCGGCCAGCGAAATCACGCTGTTGGACAATGTTGAACGTCGGTCCGATTTGGAATCGACAGCAGCGTCGGCTGTTGTCGTCGCATCAGAACTCGAAAACTGTCCGCTGGTTCAGCTGATCGTGCCGGATGTTCACGCCGCGTTTATGGAGATCGTGGCAAAGTTCCGCCCTTCGCAGGTCGTGGCACCCGCCGGAATCAGCCCCCACGCCGTCGTCGACCCTTCGGCGCAGATCGCCCACGATGCGACGATCGGCCCGGGATGTGTGATCGGTGCGAACGTCACGATCGGGCCGCGTTGCAACCTCGTCTCCGGCGTGACCGTGATGGCCGGCTGCACCTTGGGTTCGGAAGTGAACCTGATGCCAGGCGTGCTGCTGTATGAAAACACAATCCTCGAAGATCGCGTCTGGATTCATGGCGGTTCGATTTTGGGAGCCTTTGGTTTCGGATATCGCCAGTCGGAAGGAAAACACATCCGCACCGGGCAGCTCGGCTACGTTCACGTCGAAGCCGATGTCGAGATCGGCGCCGCGGTGACGATCGATCGCGGCACCTACGGCGCGACGCGGATCGGATGCGGGACCAAGATCGACAACCAAGTGCAGATCGCCCACAACGTTCAGGTCGGTCGCCACAACCTGATCTGCTCGCAAGTCGGCATCGCGGGCAGCAGCAGCACCGGCGACTACGTCGTGCTGGCCGGGCAAGTTGGACTGAAGGACCACATCAAACTGGGCGACGGCGTGATCGTGGGAGCTCAAGGTGGCGTGATGGCCGACTGCGAACCAGGCAACGTCTACTTGGGCAGCCCGGCGACGAAGCAGAAGGAACAGATGCAGATCTTTGCGATGTGGCGTCGTTTGCCCGAGATGCGTCGTCAGATCAAAACGCTCGAAAAGCAGCTCTCAAAAATGCAGGAGCCTAACGCTTCGCAAACGAAAGCTGCTTAG
- a CDS encoding cofactor-independent phosphoglycerate mutase produces the protein MKYVIIIPDGCADEALEALGGKTPLQAAQIPHMDAIAAAGTVGLSNNTPAHFPAGSEVANLCLLGYDPNQYFTGRAPLEAAAQGIELGPHDWAVRCNLVTIEDQTMVDFTADHITTAESTELLKSLQEKLGSDQIQFVPGVSYRNLMLFRGSAESPAPFGQETRTSAPHDLTDLPVVDDFPRGPGSDLISELMAASHEIFADHPVNVARRAAGKRPATNVWLWGQGRAPSLPPFREAYGPQGVMITAVDLLRGIAAIVGWPRIEVAGATGYLDTDYAAKGQAAIEALKEYDLVCVHIEAPDEASHEGRYDAKIEALQQIDSQIVGPLHAALQAQGDYRILVMPDHPTFCSTKKHTHGMVPFAIAGSDTKADPAQTFDEVAAASTGKSFDQGWDLMKEFTAR, from the coding sequence ATGAAATATGTCATCATCATTCCCGACGGATGTGCGGACGAAGCGCTCGAAGCTCTGGGGGGCAAAACCCCGCTGCAAGCAGCTCAAATTCCCCACATGGATGCGATCGCAGCTGCCGGCACGGTTGGCTTGAGCAACAATACGCCGGCTCATTTTCCAGCCGGTTCGGAGGTCGCCAACCTCTGCCTGCTCGGCTACGACCCGAATCAATACTTCACAGGCCGGGCGCCGCTGGAAGCTGCGGCGCAAGGGATCGAGCTGGGCCCCCACGACTGGGCGGTTCGCTGCAACCTGGTCACGATCGAAGACCAGACGATGGTCGATTTCACGGCCGATCACATCACGACCGCCGAATCGACCGAGCTGCTGAAATCGCTGCAAGAGAAATTGGGGAGCGATCAGATCCAGTTTGTCCCGGGCGTCAGCTACCGCAATCTGATGCTGTTTCGCGGTTCCGCCGAATCGCCCGCACCGTTTGGGCAGGAAACTCGGACCAGCGCCCCGCACGATCTGACCGATCTTCCGGTCGTCGACGATTTCCCCCGCGGTCCCGGCAGCGACTTGATCAGCGAGCTGATGGCTGCGTCGCACGAGATCTTCGCCGATCATCCCGTCAACGTCGCCCGCCGCGCCGCCGGTAAACGGCCAGCGACCAATGTCTGGTTGTGGGGGCAGGGGCGTGCTCCCAGCTTGCCACCGTTCCGCGAAGCCTATGGCCCGCAAGGCGTGATGATCACGGCAGTCGATCTGCTGCGTGGGATCGCTGCGATCGTCGGTTGGCCGCGGATCGAAGTCGCCGGGGCGACCGGTTATTTGGATACCGATTACGCAGCCAAGGGGCAAGCGGCGATCGAAGCGCTCAAGGAATACGACCTCGTCTGCGTTCACATCGAAGCTCCCGACGAAGCGAGCCACGAGGGGCGGTACGACGCGAAGATCGAAGCGTTGCAGCAGATCGATTCGCAGATCGTCGGCCCGCTGCACGCGGCGCTGCAGGCGCAGGGGGACTATCGAATTTTGGTGATGCCCGATCACCCGACCTTCTGTTCCACCAAGAAGCACACGCACGGCATGGTTCCGTTTGCGATTGCCGGTTCCGACACAAAGGCCGACCCGGCGCAAACGTTTGACGAAGTCGCTGCCGCATCGACCGGCAAAAGCTTCGACCAGGGATGGGACTTGATGAAAGAATTTACAGCCCGGTAG
- a CDS encoding aspartate kinase: MSLIVQKFGGTSVADVEKIRAAARKAIRAHTQGNQVVTVVSAMGKNTDRLVELAYELNDRPPAREMDVLLSTGEQVTVALMAMAIESLGYMAVSLTGAQMGIRTDNTFTKARIQSIDTQRIQGYLDAGNIVIAAGFQGIDDDFNITTLGRGGSDTTAVALAAVLGADTCEIYTDVDGVYTTDPRLLPEARRVEVVSYDEMLELASLGAGVMHNRSIEFAKKFGVPIHVRSSFSDTTGSMIVAECESESSPVCGAAMTKNEARVTILGVPDVPGTSLDIFSRIADRKIAVDMIVQNVGTEGRADVSFTVPSSELAVTLEAARDAIEKIGALGVSSDENVSKISVVGLGMAQQTGVAHRMFSALAEAGINIYMITTSEIKISALVPREKAQDALRVVHNAFKLESVAEDARNWSQIQHDRSQTADLQSVVATLQDDTLEKLTLTDIALVPDQARITLLGVPDRPGIAADIFADVGKSGIFVDMIVQGYDGEDGTTSVSFTVPKADYANSRAVAEALCKKFNLRGTDGADDIAKLSVSGIGLRSHTSVGTIMFRTLAQAGVNIQMINTSELQVNVVIQSDKAAETERLLRETFAESLRS; this comes from the coding sequence ATGTCATTGATCGTTCAGAAATTTGGCGGCACCAGCGTTGCCGATGTCGAAAAGATTCGCGCTGCCGCTCGCAAAGCGATCCGCGCCCACACCCAGGGAAACCAAGTCGTCACCGTCGTCAGCGCGATGGGCAAGAACACCGACCGCCTGGTCGAACTGGCCTACGAACTGAACGATCGGCCGCCGGCTCGCGAAATGGATGTGTTGCTGTCGACCGGCGAACAGGTGACCGTGGCGTTGATGGCGATGGCGATCGAATCGCTGGGATACATGGCGGTCAGTCTGACCGGAGCTCAGATGGGCATCCGCACCGACAACACCTTCACCAAAGCGCGTATTCAATCGATCGACACTCAACGCATCCAGGGCTATCTCGATGCGGGCAACATCGTGATCGCTGCCGGTTTCCAAGGGATCGACGATGATTTCAACATCACCACGCTCGGCCGTGGCGGCAGCGACACCACGGCGGTTGCACTGGCGGCGGTCCTGGGGGCCGACACGTGTGAAATCTACACCGACGTCGACGGCGTCTACACCACCGATCCGCGACTGTTGCCCGAAGCTCGACGCGTCGAAGTGGTCAGCTACGACGAAATGTTAGAGCTTGCCAGTCTTGGAGCGGGCGTGATGCACAATCGCTCGATCGAATTCGCCAAGAAGTTTGGCGTGCCGATCCATGTCCGCAGCAGCTTCTCCGACACGACGGGTTCGATGATCGTCGCCGAGTGCGAATCGGAATCGTCGCCAGTCTGCGGTGCGGCGATGACCAAAAACGAAGCCCGCGTCACGATCCTGGGCGTCCCCGACGTTCCCGGCACCAGCCTGGACATCTTCTCGCGGATCGCCGATCGCAAGATCGCTGTCGACATGATCGTTCAAAACGTGGGAACCGAAGGCCGAGCGGACGTCTCCTTCACCGTCCCCAGCAGCGAACTGGCGGTCACGTTGGAAGCCGCCCGCGACGCGATCGAAAAGATTGGTGCCCTGGGCGTTTCCTCGGACGAAAACGTCAGCAAGATCTCGGTCGTCGGCTTGGGGATGGCTCAACAAACCGGCGTCGCCCATCGGATGTTCTCCGCATTGGCCGAAGCGGGCATCAACATCTATATGATCACGACCAGCGAGATCAAGATCTCAGCACTGGTCCCACGCGAAAAAGCTCAAGACGCACTGCGCGTTGTCCACAACGCGTTTAAGCTCGAAAGCGTCGCCGAAGATGCTCGCAACTGGAGCCAGATTCAGCACGATCGCAGCCAGACCGCCGACCTGCAAAGCGTCGTCGCGACGCTGCAGGACGATACCTTGGAAAAGCTGACGCTGACCGATATCGCGTTGGTTCCCGACCAAGCGCGGATCACGCTGTTGGGCGTTCCCGACCGTCCCGGAATCGCCGCCGACATCTTTGCCGACGTTGGCAAGTCGGGGATCTTTGTCGACATGATCGTCCAGGGCTACGACGGCGAAGATGGCACGACAAGCGTCAGTTTCACCGTCCCCAAAGCCGACTATGCCAACAGCCGCGCCGTGGCCGAAGCGTTGTGCAAGAAGTTCAATCTGCGAGGCACCGACGGGGCGGACGACATCGCCAAGCTTTCGGTCAGCGGTATCGGACTCCGCAGCCACACCAGCGTCGGTACGATCATGTTCCGCACCCTTGCCCAAGCGGGCGTAAACATCCAGATGATCAACACGTCGGAGCTGCAGGTGAACGTCGTCATCCAAAGCGACAAAGCTGCCGAGACCGAGCGTCTGCTGCGCGAGACGTTTGCCGAATCGCTGCGATCTTAA
- a CDS encoding prolyl oligopeptidase family serine peptidase, whose translation MRSLFFSFSLVLLSNLVLADGPADNHATTVRPVPPVGIEMKPADRDELLAGLEKLNAKIQQIRDAKEPLGQALLPDVEIFARAIRDAVAHRELFAERDVNKARQVLAEGLDRAEALAAGKAPWTTQTGLVVRGFRSRIDDTVQPYGMVVPESYSSSGATKHRLDLWLHGRGERSSEAVFIHERMNQVGRISPADTLVLHPYGRYCNAFKFAGEIDVLEALQHARTQYRVDNDRVSVRGFSMGGAGCWQLAVHYPSLFFAANPGAGFSETPEFLRTFQSETLDPTWYEKKLWQMYDCTGYAANLFNLPTVAYSGELDKQKQAADIMEQAMQREGLRLTHLIGPETKHTIHPDSLQLIERKLASLARGGRDRLPETIDFATYTLRYNKSFWLTVTELESHWEKATVRGGLQGEGNTVRLSVAGVNGLRIELPAGTSPFDPRHPVNLELTVTGTDSAGEGFPQTQMIAGPQPESDRSWVCEVYRDGATWKLGRRPSAGLQKRHALQGPIDDAFMDRFILVEPTSPAAHPAIEAWTRAEFERMVTEWRRQFRGDAIVRRDVDLTDEEIANCHLILFGDPSSNSVLGSIADQLPIGWNDKVVTVGEQSFDAAHHAPVMIYPNPKNPTRYVVINSGFTYRTFAYLNNARQVPKLPDWAVIDVRTPADSLWPGKVVDANFFDESWQLR comes from the coding sequence ATGCGAAGCTTGTTTTTCAGTTTCTCTCTGGTCCTCTTGTCCAATCTGGTTCTAGCCGACGGTCCTGCGGATAACCATGCCACCACGGTCCGCCCCGTGCCGCCGGTGGGAATCGAAATGAAGCCGGCCGATCGAGACGAACTGCTCGCGGGATTGGAGAAATTGAACGCGAAGATCCAGCAGATTCGCGATGCCAAAGAACCGTTGGGGCAAGCGTTGCTGCCCGACGTCGAAATCTTCGCCCGCGCGATCCGCGATGCGGTCGCGCACCGCGAACTGTTCGCCGAACGAGACGTCAACAAGGCGCGACAGGTGCTGGCCGAAGGGCTCGATCGCGCCGAAGCGTTGGCGGCGGGCAAGGCTCCATGGACCACGCAGACCGGCCTGGTCGTTCGCGGCTTTCGCTCTCGGATCGACGACACGGTTCAGCCGTACGGGATGGTCGTTCCCGAGAGTTATTCCTCCTCCGGCGCGACGAAGCATCGCTTGGACCTGTGGCTGCACGGCCGCGGCGAACGCAGTTCCGAAGCGGTCTTTATCCACGAACGGATGAATCAGGTGGGCCGGATTTCGCCAGCCGACACGCTGGTCCTGCATCCTTATGGCCGGTACTGCAACGCCTTCAAATTCGCCGGTGAGATCGACGTCCTCGAAGCTTTGCAGCACGCCCGCACGCAGTACCGCGTCGACAACGACCGGGTCAGTGTACGGGGGTTCTCGATGGGAGGAGCCGGTTGTTGGCAGCTGGCCGTTCATTACCCCAGCCTCTTCTTCGCCGCGAACCCTGGTGCCGGATTCTCCGAGACTCCGGAGTTCCTGCGAACCTTCCAAAGCGAAACGCTCGATCCAACCTGGTACGAGAAAAAGCTGTGGCAGATGTACGACTGCACCGGCTATGCCGCCAACCTATTTAATCTGCCGACGGTCGCCTACAGCGGCGAATTGGACAAGCAGAAACAGGCGGCTGACATCATGGAACAAGCGATGCAGCGGGAAGGATTGCGTTTGACGCATCTGATCGGACCCGAGACGAAGCACACGATCCATCCCGATTCGCTGCAGTTGATCGAACGGAAGCTTGCCAGCCTTGCCCGTGGCGGCCGCGATCGATTGCCCGAAACGATCGACTTTGCAACCTACACGCTGCGATACAACAAGTCGTTCTGGCTGACCGTCACGGAGCTCGAATCGCATTGGGAAAAAGCGACGGTTCGCGGTGGCTTGCAAGGAGAGGGGAACACAGTGCGTTTGAGTGTTGCCGGAGTCAACGGTTTGCGGATCGAACTGCCCGCTGGCACGAGCCCCTTCGATCCCCGGCATCCGGTGAACTTGGAACTGACCGTCACGGGAACGGACAGCGCAGGGGAAGGCTTTCCGCAAACGCAGATGATCGCCGGGCCGCAGCCCGAATCGGATCGATCTTGGGTTTGCGAAGTCTACCGCGACGGAGCGACTTGGAAGTTAGGCCGTCGCCCTTCGGCGGGCCTGCAGAAACGCCACGCGTTGCAGGGGCCGATCGACGATGCGTTTATGGACCGCTTTATCCTGGTCGAACCGACCTCGCCGGCAGCCCATCCGGCGATCGAAGCTTGGACGCGAGCCGAATTCGAGAGAATGGTCACCGAGTGGCGGCGGCAATTCCGCGGCGACGCGATCGTCCGCCGCGATGTCGACCTGACCGACGAAGAGATCGCCAATTGTCACTTGATCCTGTTTGGCGATCCGTCCAGTAATTCAGTGCTGGGATCGATCGCCGATCAATTGCCGATCGGCTGGAACGACAAGGTGGTCACTGTCGGCGAGCAATCGTTCGACGCGGCGCATCACGCTCCGGTCATGATCTATCCGAACCCGAAGAATCCGACCCGATACGTCGTGATCAACAGCGGATTCACCTATCGCACGTTCGCCTATTTGAACAACGCACGGCAGGTTCCCAAACTGCCCGATTGGGCGGTCATCGACGTAAGAACACCCGCCGATTCGCTGTGGCCCGGCAAAGTGGTCGACGCCAATTTCTTTGACGAGAGCTGGCAGTTGCGGTAG
- a CDS encoding MotA/TolQ/ExbB proton channel family protein: MSFFKIPCPKCNKSLKVSIDLAGKSRACPYCRATVRIPDAEPLEDTEPSGGFPNLNLGDKPAAAKPTPAAAAAPALPNFTATPAVAPAAPAAKKRHVKAKRPQKSWFSAGNGEAASSDVSLVISGLIGAVATVIWLGLMFPLRQFQFGQLFWDRGPVPFPTTLLMFWALAILFLKWLNLKKQKDAMLLDVLPVEISNEITVGSLDRFIMNINELPGASSDTFLVNRVVRGIEHFRVRKSAAETVTMMESQSAIDANNVAGSYTILKVFIWSLPILGFIGTVMGVSAAVASLATSLSGGGNMDAMKAALQDVFGGLGTAFDTTLLALIMSMLVKLPASALQKSEEDLISSVDEYCNENLLRRLNDGREGGAERGAGGASSGGDVAIFRAAVEQALGTQHAEMERWLKKLDAIGTSLTSQVSKGWDEVNGRIEQQQQQHVAMLQKQTLDQQAVLQAQLDQMANAAEKIQGTLANLADQAASMSNNVSGTFAQSQTTMQEHLAGLDRGLSSLSGVLEKLGDQQVVVQQVEARRSGWFGGGSKKASRNGRR; this comes from the coding sequence GTGTCGTTTTTTAAAATCCCTTGCCCCAAATGCAACAAATCGCTGAAGGTTTCTATCGATCTGGCGGGCAAGAGCCGGGCTTGTCCCTACTGCCGTGCGACGGTCCGAATCCCCGACGCGGAGCCTTTGGAAGATACCGAACCCTCGGGCGGATTTCCGAATCTGAATCTTGGCGACAAACCGGCCGCTGCGAAACCGACGCCCGCCGCGGCGGCAGCCCCCGCCCTGCCGAACTTTACGGCCACGCCCGCTGTTGCGCCAGCGGCGCCGGCGGCCAAGAAGCGTCACGTTAAAGCGAAACGCCCGCAGAAGAGCTGGTTCAGCGCGGGCAACGGCGAAGCGGCCAGCAGCGACGTGAGCCTGGTGATCAGCGGATTGATCGGTGCGGTTGCGACGGTCATCTGGTTGGGGCTGATGTTTCCGCTGCGACAGTTCCAATTCGGCCAGCTGTTTTGGGATCGCGGCCCGGTCCCCTTCCCGACGACTCTGTTGATGTTCTGGGCGTTGGCGATCCTGTTCCTGAAATGGTTGAACCTGAAGAAACAGAAAGACGCGATGCTGCTGGACGTGCTGCCGGTGGAGATCTCCAACGAGATCACTGTCGGTTCGCTGGACCGGTTCATCATGAACATCAACGAACTGCCTGGTGCATCGAGCGACACGTTTTTGGTCAACCGCGTGGTCCGCGGCATCGAACACTTCCGCGTTCGCAAAAGCGCCGCGGAAACCGTGACGATGATGGAATCGCAATCGGCGATCGATGCCAACAACGTCGCTGGTAGTTACACGATTCTGAAGGTCTTCATTTGGTCGCTGCCGATCTTGGGCTTTATCGGTACGGTCATGGGCGTTAGCGCGGCGGTTGCCAGTTTGGCGACCAGCCTCAGCGGCGGCGGCAACATGGACGCGATGAAGGCTGCGTTGCAGGACGTCTTCGGCGGTCTGGGAACCGCGTTTGATACGACGCTGTTGGCGCTGATCATGAGTATGTTGGTCAAGCTGCCCGCGTCGGCGTTGCAGAAGAGCGAAGAGGATTTGATCTCGAGCGTCGATGAATACTGCAACGAGAACCTGTTGCGTCGATTGAACGACGGGCGCGAGGGTGGAGCCGAACGAGGCGCCGGTGGCGCCAGCAGCGGCGGCGACGTGGCGATCTTCCGCGCTGCGGTCGAACAGGCGTTGGGAACCCAGCATGCCGAAATGGAACGCTGGCTGAAGAAGCTCGACGCGATTGGCACCAGCTTGACGTCGCAGGTCTCCAAAGGCTGGGACGAAGTCAACGGTCGGATCGAACAACAGCAGCAGCAACACGTTGCGATGCTGCAGAAACAGACACTCGATCAGCAAGCGGTGCTGCAGGCGCAACTCGACCAGATGGCCAACGCGGCGGAGAAGATCCAAGGAACGCTGGCGAATCTCGCCGATCAAGCGGCCAGCATGAGCAACAACGTGAGTGGCACGTTTGCCCAATCGCAGACCACGATGCAGGAACATCTGGCGGGGCTCGACCGCGGGCTCTCCAGCCTCAGCGGCGTCCTGGAAAAACTGGGAGACCAACAGGTCGTGGTGCAACAAGTCGAAGCGCGACGTTCGGGTTGGTTTGGTGGTGGATCCAAGAAGGCCTCGCGAAACGGAAGGCGATAG
- a CDS encoding coiled-coil domain-containing protein, translated as MARRPRTNDDEISLFPFLSIVACVIGVLTMMIATLALAQTDSPDIAQIEEYESVQKKQKEADESIQQLQQRISVSNSAALHLKETQKERKLTQAELEALLQETEELEKQLAEQKKLEVVIPKVNPKDRETIGDMQTQLSSVQEQLAQLEAQLKKREDVPTEGNVTILPQGSGATFVPHFVECADGSLVLHNLPEPKRVRTSEAGGDKDFKDLMNKVLNGKDDTIIFLVRSDGLSTYRTLKSLCDSNDVRNGKIPVVGKGRIDLSVFTEKQTKAK; from the coding sequence ATGGCTAGACGTCCTCGAACCAACGACGACGAGATCTCACTGTTTCCATTCTTGAGTATCGTTGCCTGTGTGATCGGCGTGTTGACGATGATGATCGCCACGCTCGCCCTTGCGCAAACCGATTCCCCCGACATCGCGCAGATCGAAGAATACGAATCGGTTCAGAAGAAGCAGAAAGAGGCGGATGAATCGATCCAACAGTTGCAACAACGGATCTCGGTCTCCAATTCGGCAGCCCTCCATCTGAAAGAAACTCAGAAGGAACGCAAGCTGACCCAGGCGGAACTCGAAGCCCTGCTTCAAGAGACCGAAGAGCTGGAAAAGCAACTCGCCGAGCAGAAGAAATTGGAAGTCGTCATCCCGAAGGTGAACCCCAAGGACCGCGAAACGATTGGCGACATGCAAACTCAGTTGTCGTCGGTCCAGGAACAACTGGCCCAACTGGAAGCTCAACTGAAGAAACGCGAAGACGTTCCCACCGAAGGGAACGTGACGATCCTGCCGCAAGGAAGCGGAGCGACGTTTGTGCCTCACTTCGTCGAATGCGCCGACGGATCGTTAGTGCTGCACAACCTGCCCGAACCCAAGCGGGTGCGAACCTCCGAGGCGGGTGGCGACAAGGACTTCAAGGACCTGATGAACAAGGTCCTCAATGGCAAAGACGACACGATCATCTTCCTGGTTCGCAGCGACGGCCTGAGCACCTATCGAACGCTCAAGAGCCTGTGCGATTCGAACGACGTGCGAAACGGCAAGATCCCCGTCGTCGGCAAGGGTCGGATCGACCTGAGTGTGTTTACGGAAAAACAAACCAAGGCGAAATAG